CGTAGCCGTGGCCGTCCAGCCACTCGAAGGTCATGGCCACCGCGCGGGGCGCGTCCGAGCTGGCCGGGGCGACCAGCACGATCTGGTCCGCGTGGGGCAGCACCCGTGCCACCACGGCGGCGGCGGCGTCCAACAGGGTGATGGAGTAGAAGCGGTCGATGGTCCGGACGGCCAGCGCGTAGTCCCGGTCGTCGAGCGCCTGCAGCGGGTTCTTGCCCGCGGCGATCACGTCGAGGCCGGACTTGGCCTGCGAGGTGTAGCGGCGCATCGCGGTGAGCGTCGTGACCTGGTCCGCCCGGGTGATCAGGCCGGTGAGCGTCTCGTGGGTGTCGCTGCGGCTGCGCCGGGCCAGCGCGCCCGGCCCCGGATTGACGTCGACGGCGACGACCGGCTCACCGCAGTACTGCGCGAACGTGTGCCCGAGCATCAAGGCGGTGACGGTCTGCCCGGCGCCGCCCGTACAACCGAGCACCACGATGTGCCGAGAACCCTGGAACGGACGTTGCAGCCGCTCCTCGTACTCCTCGTCGAGATGGCTGTGCCCACCGCCGACGGCCTGGATCAGCCGGCGCAGCCCACCGCCCGGCGCGGCCTCCTGCTCGGGGTCGGGCGGGGTGATCGCCGGTCCGGTGCTCTGAGGCGGCGAGGGCGGCGGAGGCAACGGACGCGGCCGTACGGGCGACGCCGGTCCCGACCGCATCTCCCGCGCCGGCGCGGGCGGCGGCGCCTCATGCCCGGAACGCCCCTCCTCGGATTCCGCCCCCTCCACACGCGCCTCGTCGGGCCGCCCCCGCTCCGAGACCTCGGGACGGCCGGGCCCCATGGGTCCTCGCTGCCCAGGAGGCACCGGCGCGGGAGGAGCACCCCCCACTCGTCCCCCGGCCACGAAGCCTTCGTCCCCACGCCCCTCGAACGGCCGCCCATCCTGCGGCGCACCCGCCGCACCTTGAGAGGAACGCCCTCCACCAGACGAACGCCCCTCACCCGGCCAACCACGAGAAGGCCGCCCCTCGCCGGAGCCACCGACGCCCGGACGCCCGTCCCCGGCATCACTAACGGACGGGTGACCACCACTCGGCCGACCCGAGACCGGCCGCCCCTCACCAGACCCGCCGATCGACGCGCCACCCTCACCCGACCCACCGACGAACGAACCACCGCTCGACCAGCCGGACGGACGTCCCTCGCCCGGCCGTGCGGCACCGCGCTCGCCAGAACCACCGCCCAACGAACGACCCTCGCCAGAATCACCCGCCGAAGCGCCGCTTTCACCCGACCCGCCGACGGACGAACGACCACCCCTCGACCAGCCCGCCGACGATCGACCCTCGCCGGAACCAGCGGCGGACGAACCGCGCTCGCCGGAACCACCCGCCGAAGCGCCACCCTCGACCGCACCATCATCAGACGAACGACCCCCGCCTGAACCGCCCATGGACGAACGGCCCCCGCTCGACCAACCCGGAGACGGACGACCCTCACCAGGATCGGCGGCCGGTGGGTGGTGACCCTCGCCCGACCGGGTCGCAGGCGAACGGCCCCCGCTCGACCACCCTGGAGACGGACGACCTTCACCAGGATCGGCGGCCGGTGGGCGGTGACCCTCGCCCGACCGGGCGGCGGTCGATCGGCCTCCACTGGACCGCCCCTGGGACGGACGTCCCTCACCAGGATCGGCGGCCGGTGGGCGATGACCCTCGCCCGACCGGGCCGCAGGCGAACGGCCCCCGCTCGACCGACCCAAGGACGGGCCGGCCTCGGCGGGGTCGCCGGTTGGTGGGTGGGCGTCGCCTGGGGCGTCGGCGGGCGGGGGGGTGCCGGGGGTTGGGCGGGTTCTGCTCAGCCAGCCGGGGGAGGGACGGGCTTCGCCGGGCGCGTGGGGCGGACGGGCTTCGGGGCGTGGGTGGTCGCCGCGTGTTCTGGCGCCGGACGTGTGTCCGGGGGTGTCGGGAGAGGAAGGGTCCGCGAGGGGCACGCCGGTCGGGGGTGTGACGGTGGAACCGTCCTGGGCGGCGGGAATGCCCGGGACCTGTGCTGGTGCGGACGGGCCTGGTTCGTTCGCGCGAACGCCGGGGGGCGGGGCGGCGGTCCTGCCGGGGCCCTGCTGGGGGTCGTCGGGCCGTGCCTGTCTTTCCCCGGGGCCCGGAACAGGGGGCCACACCAGTGCGTCGGTCGTCGCGGCGCGCAGGGGGCGGGACAGTCCCTCGCGCCAGGGCTTCGAGGGGCCCTTCGGCCTGTTCGCTTCGGCCTCTTCGGCCTCGGTGGTCTCCGGAGGGCCGTCGTCCAAGGGTGCGTTCTCGGGGCTTGCGGGCACCGGCGTGGTGCCGGCGTCCCGACCGGGGGCAGGCGGTCGGGCCGAGCCGAAGGCTCCGGGGACCTGGGGAATGTCGACGGCCGTCGTGGCGGGAGAGCGTGGGATGTCGGGCTGCGTCGTCTGCGCGCGA
The DNA window shown above is from Thermomonospora umbrina and carries:
- a CDS encoding MinD/ParA family ATP-binding protein yields the protein MEGAESEEGRSGHEAPPPAPAREMRSGPASPVRPRPLPPPPSPPQSTGPAITPPDPEQEAAPGGGLRRLIQAVGGGHSHLDEEYEERLQRPFQGSRHIVVLGCTGGAGQTVTALMLGHTFAQYCGEPVVAVDVNPGPGALARRSRSDTHETLTGLITRADQVTTLTAMRRYTSQAKSGLDVIAAGKNPLQALDDRDYALAVRTIDRFYSITLLDAAAAVVARVLPHADQIVLVAPASSDAPRAVAMTFEWLDGHGYDELRSRAVTVINGVSRRSMDDVEQAEAVARGRCRALVRIPWDDHLSMDRAPRNELKSLRSPTRRAYLALAGVVAGGFTELPERYAEQQDDLEEHREASR